The sequence GCCGAGCCGCTCCCACGCGCCATGACCGAGTTCCTCAGCACGGACATCACGGGGCTCGAGATCGTTGCCGGCAAGGAGACGCTCCGCCTCGCCAGGAAAGACGCGAAATGGAATCGCCTCGACGAGGCCGGCAGCCTCGTCGGCGAGGTCCAGGCCGATGCCGTCCGCGACCTCGCGTCGGCCGTCGCGCGACTCAGCGCCGCACGCTGGGCCGCCTACGACTCCAAGGACCCCGCACGCTTCGGCCTCGACAAGCCCGCCTTCAAAATCAAAATCGCCACCGAGAAAAAGGAATGGACGCTGCTGGTCTCTGAAACGAAAGTCCCCGACGCCGTCGCCGAACTCATCAACGAGAAGCCTGTCCGCTACGCCATGCTCGAGGGTCCCGACAGGATCGGGATCGCCATCCTCGCCGGCTCCGCTCTCCAAACGATCCTCGACGCGCCGAAGTCGCTGGAGAAACCGCCGGTTTCGAAAGCCCCGGGATGAGTCCCGATGCAATCGGGACGAATCCCGGGGAACCGTCCCCGCGCCCCGCCTCACCCCTCCCCCAGCCCTTCTCTGACTCCCGGCTTGCACCAGACCCACGCCTGCGGCGCGTGATCCAGAATGTAACCCAACACGTTTTGCCACTGCTCCCGGTCGCGGATTGCAGCCGGCCGGCAACCGCCCGCCCAAAGCCGGCCCGGCACGGTCGCCCGCACCGCGTGGGAGGAGACTTTCTTGGCCCGCCCGACGGCCTCCTTCAGCCCCTCGCGCGAACACACCGCCGCCACATGCACGTGTTGGCCACCCACCGAGATGGCAAACACATCGAACCGCTCCTTGGCGAACTGTTCCAGGCACCGCCGCCCGACTGTCTCCCACAACCCGTTGGCCAGCGTCACGGGCGGCTTCTTCAGCAGCCCTCGTGCATGGGCGTGAAGCCCCTCGTACTGCCCCGGGAGAGGCGGATGGCGGTGGTCCCCCTCCACGTGCTGCCGATGACCGCGCGTCCGAAAGCCGCGCGGATCGCCCGGAAGCCAACTCCCGTACGTGCCTCACGTGATGTGATAACGCATCGGTTTCTCC comes from Planctomycetota bacterium and encodes:
- a CDS encoding DUF4340 domain-containing protein, whose product is AEPLPRAMTEFLSTDITGLEIVAGKETLRLARKDAKWNRLDEAGSLVGEVQADAVRDLASAVARLSAARWAAYDSKDPARFGLDKPAFKIKIATEKKEWTLLVSETKVPDAVAELINEKPVRYAMLEGPDRIGIAILAGSALQTILDAPKSLEKPPVSKAPG